A genomic region of Cannabis sativa cultivar Pink pepper isolate KNU-18-1 chromosome 1, ASM2916894v1, whole genome shotgun sequence contains the following coding sequences:
- the LOC115707065 gene encoding eukaryotic translation initiation factor 3 subunit K: MGRERDVAPVPKQAPQQQVAQMVEQLLAVNPYNPEILSELENYVNEQVSSQTYSLDANLCLLRLYQFEPERMSSQIVARILVKALMAMPAPDFGLCLFLIPERVQMEEQFKTLIVLSHYLETGRFRQFWDEAAKSRHIVEVVPGFEQAIQDYAIHVLSLTYQKVPRSVLAEALNIEGLSLDKFLEQHVANNGWILEKGHAKGQLIVLPRNEFNHPELKKNSADAIPLDHVTRILPILG; encoded by the exons atgGGGAGAGAAAGAGATGTTGCTCCAGTTCCAAAGCAAGCACCACAGCAACAAGTGGCTCAAATGGTGGAGCAGCTTCTCGCTGTCAATCCCTACAATCCTGAAATCCTTTCTGAGCTTGAAAACTACGTCAATGAGCAG GTTTCATCGCAGACCTACAGTCTTGATGCAAATCTTTGCCTCCTTCGCCTCTATCAG TTTGAGCCAGAGAGAATGAGTAGTCAGATTGTTGCCCGCATATTGGTTAAG GCCCTTATGGCAATGCCCGCTCCGGATTTCGGTCTTTGTCTATTCTTGATTCCAGAAAGAGTG CAAATGGAAGAGCAATTCAAGACACTAATTGTTCTGTCACACTATTTGGAG ACTGGTAGATTCCGTCAGTTCTGGGATGAAGCAGCTAAAAGTCGTCATATTGTTGAAGTTGTGCCAG GTTTTGAGCAAGCAATTCAAGACTACGCAATTCATGTCCTTTCCTTGACTTATCAGAAGGTTCCTAGATCTGTGCTTGCTGAG GCTCTCAACATTGAAGGTCTGAGCCTTGACAAATTTCTTGAGCAGCACGTAGCCAATAATGGTTGGATACTAGAGAAGGGTCATGCTAAGGGCCAGCTAATTGTCCTTCCTCGTAATGAATTCAACCATCCTGAACTTAAGAAAAACAGTGCCGATGCCATTCCTTTGGACCATGTTACCCGCATCTTACCTATTCTTGGTTGA
- the LOC115708316 gene encoding phosphoinositide phosphatase SAC3 isoform X2: MASSNDEPSIHSEERLPPPDHAYMQKFRLYETRSNFYMIGRDKSRTYWKVLKIDRQDPSELNIREDSTTYTELECSDLLRRIHEGNKSIGGLKFITTCYGIVGFVKFLGPYYMLLITERRQIGAICGHSVYAVSKSEMIPLSNSAFRASITDSKNENRYKKLLCTVDLTKDFFFSYSYHVMRSLQKNMCTSTSGHVLYETMFVWNEFLTRGIRNHLQNTVWTVALVYGFFKQASLSASGRDFKLTLIARRSRHYAGTRYLKRGVNEKGRVANDVETEQIVFEDLPDGFPVQISSVVQNRGSIPLFWSQETSRLNIKPDIILSKKDQNYEATRLHFENLVKRYGNPIIILNLIKTQEKRPRESILRTEFANAIDFINKDLSEESRLRFLHWDLHKHSRSKATDALLLLGKVAAYALTLTGFFYCQVSPSLETDFSTESSSSEEVDNGELSPKNHYDVNNNGDANKFEVKPIGDGNTGNENHSGKQPMFQRGVLRTNCIDCLDRTNVAQYAYGLAALGHQLHALGVIDNPKIDLNDPLAEDLMSFYERMGDTLAHQYGGSAAHNKIFSQRRGQWKAATQSQEFFRTLQRYYSNAYMDAEKQDAINVFLGHFQPQQGKPALWELDSDQHYDSGRDRDDGRSIFQRSLSDGNILHQCISPTSARNGKQDKFSDSVLPEESQDKKVLSESSPEISTCESDITNYSRYTPSMPRRQLFGDIQRDRGHENDQVYFVEHDMSNFSNFLDLDWLSSSGNSCEEEPYERSSMLTSSPIEGLSSENVINGIMGESTPSTSECGSTSKERERTEAEADVVYGRRSNVLEEYSDSFVHWVDYGETLCH; this comes from the exons ATGGCTTCCTCCAATGATGAGCCCTCCATTCATTCAGAAGAGCGTCTACCTCCCCCTGACCATGCCTATATGCAGAAATTCAGGCTCTATGAAACTCGATCG AACTTTTACATGATAGGAAGGGACAAGAGTAGAACATATTGGAAAGTGTTAAAGATTGACCGGCAAGATCCTTCCGAACTAAACATTCGTGAAGATTCAACCACATATACAGAATTAGAATGTTCTGACCTGTTGAGGCGGATACATGAAGGAAACAAGTCCATAGGTGGACTTAAATTTATTACTACTTGTTACGGGATTGTTG GGTTCGTCAAGTTTTTGGGGCCTTATTACATGCTTCTGATCACAGAAAGAAGACAGATTGGTGCAATATGTGGTCACTCAGTATATGCTGTGTCGAAGAGTGAAATGATTCCTCTTTCAAATTCTGCATTTCGTGCCAGTATCACAGATTCTAAAAATGAGAACAG ATACAAGAAGCTCCTATGCACAGTGGACCTTACGAAGGACTTCTTCTTCAGCTACTCATATCATGTTATGCGTAGTCTTCAAAAGAACATGTGCACTAGTACATCAGGACATGTACTCTATGAAACCATGTTTGTTTGGAATGAGTTCTTAACTCGTGGAATACGGAATCATCTCCAGAACACTGTCTGGACAGTTGCGTTAGTCTACGGCTTTTTCAAACAG GCTTCCCTCTCTGCATCGGGACGTGACTTTAAACTGACTCTCATTGCAAGACGCTCTCGTCATTATGCTGGTACCAG GTATCTCAAACGAGGTGTGAATGAAAAGGGCAGAGTAGCTAATGATGTCGAGACTGAGCAGATTGTATTTGAGGATCTGCCTGATGGATTTCCTGTGCAAATAAGTTCTGTCGTTCAGAATCGCGGCTCAATCCCTCTTTTCTGGTCACAAGAAACTTCACGTTTGAATATCAAACCAGATATTATAT TGTCAAAGAAGGACCAGAACTATGAGGCTACTAGACTTCATTTTGAGAATCTTGTCAAGAGATATGGGAACCCCATAATTATTTTGAATCTGATTAAG ACACAAGAAAAGAGGCCTCGAGAGTCTATACTTCGAACAGAGTTTGCAAATGCAATTGACTTTATCAATAAGGATCTATCTGAAGAAAGCCGTCTTAGATTCCTTCACTGGGATTTGCATAAACATTCTAGGAG CAAAGCTACAGATGCCTTGCTACTTCTTGGCAAGGTAGCTGCTTATGCATTGACACTAACAGGTTTCTTCTACTGTCAAGTATCGCCATCCTTGGAAACTGACTTCTCTACTGAGAGCTCTTCCTCTGA GGAAGTAGACAATGGTGAGTTGTCCCCCAAAAATCATTATGACGTAAATAATAATGGGGATGCTAATAAGTTTGAGGTGAAACCTATTGGAGACGGCAATACTGGAAACGAAAATCATTCAGGCAAGCAACCCATGTTTCAAAGGGGGGTGCTGAGAACCAATTGCATAGATTGCTTGGATCGTACAAACGTTGCACAGTATGCATATGGATTGGCTGCACTGGGACACCAGCTTCATGCTTTGGGAGTGATAGACAATCCAAAGATAGACCTTAATGATCCTTTGGCTGAGGACCTGATGAGTTTTTATGAGAGAATGGGGGACACATTGGCACACCAATATGGTGGCTCAGCAGCTCACAACAAG ATATTTTCTCAGAGAAGGGGGCAATGGAAAGCGGCAACTCAGTCTCAGGAATTCTTCAGAACTCTTCAACGTTATTACAGTAATGCATACATGGATGCAGAGAAGCAAGATGCTATTAATGT ATTCCTTGGGCATTTCCAACCACAGCAGGGTAAACCTGCACTCTGGGAATTAGATTCAGACCAACATTACGATTCTGGGAGGGATAGAGATGATGGAAG GTCTATTTTCCAAAGATCTCTATCGGATGGAAACATTCTTCATCAGTGCATCTCACCCACATCAGCTAGAAATGGCAAGCAGGATAAATTTTCTGACTCAGTTTTACCTGAGGAATCACAAGACAAGAAGGTTCTAAGTGAATCATCTCCTGAAATATCAACCTGTGAGAGTGATATTACTAACTATTCAAG GTATACTCCCTCAATGCCTCGCAGACAACTTTTTGGGGATATTCAAAGAGATCGCGGCCATGAAAACGATCAAGTGTACTTTGTTGAACATGATATGTCAAACTTCTCAAACTTTCTTGACCTGGACTGGCTATCTTCTTCTGGGAATTCATGTGAAGAAGAACCTTATGAGAG GTCATCAATGCTCACAAGCTCTCCAATAGAAGGACTATCATCTGAGAATGTCATCAATGGAATAATGGGAGAATCTACCCCATCCACAAGTGAATGTGGATCCACCTCAAAG GAGAGAGAACGAACTGAAGCAGAAGCAGATGTGGTTTATGGACGCAGATCCAATGTTCTCGAGGAGTATTCTGATAGCTTTGTTCATTGGGTGGACTATGGAGAGACACTGTGCCATTAA
- the LOC115708316 gene encoding phosphoinositide phosphatase SAC3 isoform X1: protein MASSNDEPSIHSEERLPPPDHAYMQKFRLYETRSNFYMIGRDKSRTYWKVLKIDRQDPSELNIREDSTTYTELECSDLLRRIHEGNKSIGGLKFITTCYGIVGFVKFLGPYYMLLITERRQIGAICGHSVYAVSKSEMIPLSNSAFRASITDSKNENRYKKLLCTVDLTKDFFFSYSYHVMRSLQKNMCTSTSGHVLYETMFVWNEFLTRGIRNHLQNTVWTVALVYGFFKQASLSASGRDFKLTLIARRSRHYAGTRYLKRGVNEKGRVANDVETEQIVFEDLPDGFPVQISSVVQNRGSIPLFWSQETSRLNIKPDIILSKKDQNYEATRLHFENLVKRYGNPIIILNLIKTQEKRPRESILRTEFANAIDFINKDLSEESRLRFLHWDLHKHSRSKATDALLLLGKVAAYALTLTGFFYCQVSPSLETDFSTESSSSEEVDNGELSPKNHYDVNNNGDANKFEVKPIGDGNTGNENHSGKQPMFQRGVLRTNCIDCLDRTNVAQYAYGLAALGHQLHALGVIDNPKIDLNDPLAEDLMSFYERMGDTLAHQYGGSAAHNKIFSQRRGQWKAATQSQEFFRTLQRYYSNAYMDAEKQDAINVFLGHFQPQQGKPALWELDSDQHYDSGRDRDDGRSIFQRSLSDGNILHQCISPTSARNGKQDKFSDSVLPEESQDKKVLSESSPEISTCESDITNYSRYTPSMPRRQLFGDIQRDRGHENDQVYFVEHDMSNFSNFLDLDWLSSSGNSCEEEPYERKNTRGWINFGRVVSCHSEMCYNWICNMYRSSMLTSSPIEGLSSENVINGIMGESTPSTSECGSTSKERERTEAEADVVYGRRSNVLEEYSDSFVHWVDYGETLCH, encoded by the exons ATGGCTTCCTCCAATGATGAGCCCTCCATTCATTCAGAAGAGCGTCTACCTCCCCCTGACCATGCCTATATGCAGAAATTCAGGCTCTATGAAACTCGATCG AACTTTTACATGATAGGAAGGGACAAGAGTAGAACATATTGGAAAGTGTTAAAGATTGACCGGCAAGATCCTTCCGAACTAAACATTCGTGAAGATTCAACCACATATACAGAATTAGAATGTTCTGACCTGTTGAGGCGGATACATGAAGGAAACAAGTCCATAGGTGGACTTAAATTTATTACTACTTGTTACGGGATTGTTG GGTTCGTCAAGTTTTTGGGGCCTTATTACATGCTTCTGATCACAGAAAGAAGACAGATTGGTGCAATATGTGGTCACTCAGTATATGCTGTGTCGAAGAGTGAAATGATTCCTCTTTCAAATTCTGCATTTCGTGCCAGTATCACAGATTCTAAAAATGAGAACAG ATACAAGAAGCTCCTATGCACAGTGGACCTTACGAAGGACTTCTTCTTCAGCTACTCATATCATGTTATGCGTAGTCTTCAAAAGAACATGTGCACTAGTACATCAGGACATGTACTCTATGAAACCATGTTTGTTTGGAATGAGTTCTTAACTCGTGGAATACGGAATCATCTCCAGAACACTGTCTGGACAGTTGCGTTAGTCTACGGCTTTTTCAAACAG GCTTCCCTCTCTGCATCGGGACGTGACTTTAAACTGACTCTCATTGCAAGACGCTCTCGTCATTATGCTGGTACCAG GTATCTCAAACGAGGTGTGAATGAAAAGGGCAGAGTAGCTAATGATGTCGAGACTGAGCAGATTGTATTTGAGGATCTGCCTGATGGATTTCCTGTGCAAATAAGTTCTGTCGTTCAGAATCGCGGCTCAATCCCTCTTTTCTGGTCACAAGAAACTTCACGTTTGAATATCAAACCAGATATTATAT TGTCAAAGAAGGACCAGAACTATGAGGCTACTAGACTTCATTTTGAGAATCTTGTCAAGAGATATGGGAACCCCATAATTATTTTGAATCTGATTAAG ACACAAGAAAAGAGGCCTCGAGAGTCTATACTTCGAACAGAGTTTGCAAATGCAATTGACTTTATCAATAAGGATCTATCTGAAGAAAGCCGTCTTAGATTCCTTCACTGGGATTTGCATAAACATTCTAGGAG CAAAGCTACAGATGCCTTGCTACTTCTTGGCAAGGTAGCTGCTTATGCATTGACACTAACAGGTTTCTTCTACTGTCAAGTATCGCCATCCTTGGAAACTGACTTCTCTACTGAGAGCTCTTCCTCTGA GGAAGTAGACAATGGTGAGTTGTCCCCCAAAAATCATTATGACGTAAATAATAATGGGGATGCTAATAAGTTTGAGGTGAAACCTATTGGAGACGGCAATACTGGAAACGAAAATCATTCAGGCAAGCAACCCATGTTTCAAAGGGGGGTGCTGAGAACCAATTGCATAGATTGCTTGGATCGTACAAACGTTGCACAGTATGCATATGGATTGGCTGCACTGGGACACCAGCTTCATGCTTTGGGAGTGATAGACAATCCAAAGATAGACCTTAATGATCCTTTGGCTGAGGACCTGATGAGTTTTTATGAGAGAATGGGGGACACATTGGCACACCAATATGGTGGCTCAGCAGCTCACAACAAG ATATTTTCTCAGAGAAGGGGGCAATGGAAAGCGGCAACTCAGTCTCAGGAATTCTTCAGAACTCTTCAACGTTATTACAGTAATGCATACATGGATGCAGAGAAGCAAGATGCTATTAATGT ATTCCTTGGGCATTTCCAACCACAGCAGGGTAAACCTGCACTCTGGGAATTAGATTCAGACCAACATTACGATTCTGGGAGGGATAGAGATGATGGAAG GTCTATTTTCCAAAGATCTCTATCGGATGGAAACATTCTTCATCAGTGCATCTCACCCACATCAGCTAGAAATGGCAAGCAGGATAAATTTTCTGACTCAGTTTTACCTGAGGAATCACAAGACAAGAAGGTTCTAAGTGAATCATCTCCTGAAATATCAACCTGTGAGAGTGATATTACTAACTATTCAAG GTATACTCCCTCAATGCCTCGCAGACAACTTTTTGGGGATATTCAAAGAGATCGCGGCCATGAAAACGATCAAGTGTACTTTGTTGAACATGATATGTCAAACTTCTCAAACTTTCTTGACCTGGACTGGCTATCTTCTTCTGGGAATTCATGTGAAGAAGAACCTTATGAGAG AAAAAATACACGTGGATGGATTAATTTTGGGAGGGTTGTTTCTTGTCATTCTGAAATGTGCTATAATTGGATATGTAACATGTATAGGTCATCAATGCTCACAAGCTCTCCAATAGAAGGACTATCATCTGAGAATGTCATCAATGGAATAATGGGAGAATCTACCCCATCCACAAGTGAATGTGGATCCACCTCAAAG GAGAGAGAACGAACTGAAGCAGAAGCAGATGTGGTTTATGGACGCAGATCCAATGTTCTCGAGGAGTATTCTGATAGCTTTGTTCATTGGGTGGACTATGGAGAGACACTGTGCCATTAA